CATCTTTGGTAAATGGCTCCTTTTCAAGCTTGTTGATAACCTCAATAACACCAAGAAGGTTATCATCAAGGATAATGGGGGTTGCCATAATATTGTAAGTCTTATAGTTTATATCCTCGGCTATCTTTTTATAAAACCTCTCGTCCTTGTTTACATCAGGCACAACTATACTTTGCTTTGTTTCTGCCACATAGCCTACTATGCCCGTGCCCATCTTTACCCTAAATCTCTTTACCTCCTCAGCCTTTTCTCCCTTTGCTACCTTAAAAATAAGTTCATCCCCTTCCTTCAAAAGAAGGCTTCCTGCATCTGTTTCTGTTATTTCTAAGGTAAGGCTCATTATCTTCTCAAGGACCTCATCCAGAGGAGCAAAAAGAACCATTAAGGAGCTTATTTTATTTAATGCATCTATCCTTTTGTCCATCTTATCATTATTTTAACTTCTTTATTTAAAATTGTAAAGAATTTTATTGCCTCCCCTGATTAGCTAACTCTTCTGATATTCCCAATGTAATATCTACCTTTGTTCCTTCATCTACCCTCATCCCAGAAATTGGGCTTTGCTTTAAAACAATGGCCTCTGTTCCTGGCTCTAATAGGATATCTCCTAATACAAGATTATATTCTTTTATTGTAGAGCTTGCAACATCAAGGCAAAGACCACAAAGGTTTGGCATAAGAAAAGAAGCCTGTTTTTTTCCTGCTGAGACAAGAAGGTTCACCCTATCCCCCTCTTTTATCCCCTCCTTTTCAGCACTAAATCCTAAAACTATATCCTTTGGTTTTTCTGAGCTGATATATGTGATATTCCCTAATGCAAGACCAATTCTTGAAAGGATTATCTTGGCAGAATAGAGGTCTTTCCCAATGAGCCTTGGAATAGAAACATTTGGCATTCCAAGGCTTATTACCACCTTTATCTTTTCTCCCTTTCTTATCTTCTCCCCTGGTTCTGGCTCCTGGCTAATTACATAATCCTTTGGAATTGTATTGTGGTATGAGCTTTCCTCTATAATCCTTAACTTATTCTTCCCCAATATCCCCCTGGTTGAAATTATATCCTTTCCCTTTAAATCAGGAACATCGATTAAGACTTCTTTTCTCTCCAAAATAAAAATTGTAAGGCCGGCAAATAATATTGCTACCAAGAGAAAGGAAAAGAAAAAGATAAGCCCTTTTAGAATTTGTTTCATAAATCCAATTAGTAATTTAAGATTGAAAACAATTCAGGGCAAAAATTCTTAAATCTTAACTTACGCAATCCCATCGATCATCTGAGAAAGCCCTGCACCAGCTGGAACCATGGGAAATACATTTTCATATCTTGCAATCCTAAAATCAATCAAGACAGGGCCTTTGAATTTAATCGCTTGTTTAATGGCAGAATCTACCTCCTCTTTTTTATTAATCCTTATTCCAAGCGCACCATAAGCTAAAGCAAGCTTTACAAAATCTGGTGCAATTGCAATGTCTGTATGGGAATACCTCTTCTCATAAAATAGCTCCTGCCATTGCCTGACCATTCCAAGATATTGGTTATTCAATATAGCAACCTTAACCGGCAATTTCTCCTGAACACAGGTTGCCAATTCCTGAATATTCATTTGTATAGAGCCATCGCCGGCAATATCAAATACAATTTGTCCTGGATTTCCCATTGCTGCACCAATTGCTGCCGGAAACCCATAACCCATTGTTCCTAGACCACCCGATGACAAAAATTGCCTTGGTTTTTTGAATTTATAGTATTGGGCAGCCCACATCTGATTCTGACCAACCTCAGTGGTAATGATTGCCTCTCCCTTGGTTAGTTTATAAAGCCTCTCAATCACATATTGTGGCTTAAGCTCCTCATTATCTTTGTAGGTTAAGGGATATTTTTCCTTCCATTCGGCTATCTGCTTTACCCATTCAC
This DNA window, taken from bacterium, encodes the following:
- a CDS encoding PASTA domain-containing protein, encoding MKQILKGLIFFFSFLLVAILFAGLTIFILERKEVLIDVPDLKGKDIISTRGILGKNKLRIIEESSYHNTIPKDYVISQEPEPGEKIRKGEKIKVVISLGMPNVSIPRLIGKDLYSAKIILSRIGLALGNITYISSEKPKDIVLGFSAEKEGIKEGDRVNLLVSAGKKQASFLMPNLCGLCLDVASSTIKEYNLVLGDILLEPGTEAIVLKQSPISGMRVDEGTKVDITLGISEELANQGRQ